Proteins from a single region of Drosophila biarmipes strain raj3 chromosome 3R, RU_DBia_V1.1, whole genome shotgun sequence:
- the LOC108025472 gene encoding adhesion G-protein coupled receptor G7 isoform X3, whose product MNSDWCLGLFLVLALASPGYSKCPEEGEMCFPSGDYALCERDQESYSTGVRVTDLIYCDSMFCEPEAFQHDYIVRFHDQTPYQNKWKRARIGERATLHDVCVRRNGMPVTRECKLKDQRAVWESTDQWAPVVCLRSFREPTISKDLNSLHDAVLEGRKRTNDSQGRREVSASMRNMFRERDRTFLPADVHITSQMLGTLTQQDKDAAVSVDLVSVCREIMSCDRRVLRLSAQLNATNSLLSQFENYLDALPEQMVPKDRCRKVVAKPTSDETETATTGVETYNFSDVGVQALITGNISVFFANPECDGITGIAIFSAPAEDRKTSASGFWYRFLRFSEDLDKIKGESDLETAAFLPENLWRKVTGRGASYLIFKVYAHDALFVETSLQRSRRPRSKIISISIPGWGVGNLPLPLPFLLRNENLRDPDASSSSSGSGCGFWNYRTWATEGVNTSSSSDLLNDPIIECHTNHLTQFAFLVGGSYRTNDLGEEVLITPLNEKVLDIISIVGCSLSLLGILGIFLTAALFKSWRSQASTKVLLHLCLAMSLQMVLFVFLNTDDISETLVENRDNVRCVVLGAALQYSILVLFSWMLIIAFLQFQRYPTNIQS is encoded by the exons ATGAATTCCGACTGGTGCTTAGGGCTTTTTTTGGTCTTGGCCTTGGCCTCGCCAGGTTATTCGAAATGCCCAGAGGAGGGAGAAATGTGTTTTCCTAGTGGAGACTACGCACTCTGTGAGAGGGATCAAGAAAGTTACTCGACGGGAGTCAGAGTAACTGACCTGATTTACTGTGATTCAATGTTCTGCGAACCGGAGGCATTTCAGCACGACTACATAGTCCGCTTCCACGATCAGACACCTTACCAGAACAAATGGAAACGGGCTAGAATAGGGGAAAGGGCCACCCTACATGATGTTTGCGTGCGGCGAAATGGAATGCCGGTCACCAGGGAGTGCAAGTTGAAGGATCAACGAGCTGTCTGGGAGTCCACGGATCAGTGGGCTCCTGTAGTCTGCCTCAGGAGCTTTAGGGAGCCCACCATCAGTAAGGACCTGAATAGTCTGCATGATGCCGTCCTCGAGGGCAGGAAGCGCACCAACGACTCCCAAGGACGTCGTGAGGTATCTGCCTCCATGAGAAATATGTTTCGAGAGCGGGACAGGACTTTCCTGCCCGCCGATGTCCACATAACTAGCCAGATGTTGGGAACCCTGACGCAGCAGGACAAGGATGCAGCGGTGAGCGTGGACTTGGTCAGTGTCTGCAGGGAGATCATGTCCTGTGATAGACGAGTGCTACGCCTATCCGCCCAGCTCAATGCCACCAACTCCCTACTCAGTCAGTTTGAGAACTACTTGGATGCCCTGCCGGAGCAAATGGTTCCCAAGGACCGATGCAGAAAGGTGGTAGCCAAGCCAACCAGCGATGAAACAGAAACGGCGACCACCGGAGTGGAAACATACAACTTCTCTGATGTCGGAGTCCAAGCTCTAATTACCGGAAACATCAGCGTGTTCTTCGCCAATCCCGAGTGCGATGGTATCACCGGAATAGCTATTTTCTCCGCTCCCGCTGAGGATCGAAAAACTTCTGCCAGTGGCTTCTGGTATCGCTTTCTTCGGTTCTCAGAAGATTTGGATAAAATAAAGGGGGAATCAGACCTGGAGACAGCTGCCTTTTTGCCGGAGAATCTCTGGCGGAAGGTGACTGGCAGGGGAGCTTCGTATCTTATCTTTAAAGTCTATGCCCACGATGCCCTCTTCGTGGAAACCTCCCTTCAACGCAGTCGCAGGCCTCGCAGCAAGATTATCTCTATTTCTATACCAGGATGGGGCG TAGGTAATCTGCCCCTACCGTTGCCTTTTCTCCTTCGCAATGAAAACCTTCGCGATCCCGACGCAAGTTCTTCTAGTTCGGGCAGTGGCTGCGGGTTCTGGAACTACCGGACTTGGGCGACCGAAGGAGTGAATACCAGTAGCAGCTCAGATCTGCTGAATGATCCCATCATCGAGTGCCACACCAACCATCTCACACAATTTGCTTTTCTGGTGGGTGGAAGCTATCGAACCAATGACCTCGGCGAGGAAGTTCTAATCACCCCGTTAAATGAGAAGGTGCTGGACATTATATCGATCGTGGGATGTAGTCTGTCCCTGCTGGGAATCCTGGGAATATTCCTCACAGCAGCCCTCTTTAAAAGTTGGCGCAGCCAGGCCTCCACGAAAGTTCTTCTTCACCTTTGCCTGGCAATGAGTCTGCAGATGGTGCTGTTCGTGTTCCTGAACACAGATGACATATCTGAAACGCTCGTGGAAAACAGAGACAACGTTCGCTGTGTGGTCTTGGGAGCTGCCCTGCAGTACTCCATCCTAGTGCTCTTCAGCTGGATGCTGATCATCGCCTTCCTGCAGTTCCAGCG ATATCCCACAAACATTCAATCTTAG
- the LOC108025408 gene encoding proton-coupled folate transporter, whose product MKMVEKASLAQLKGLEWGRLFNMFYIEPVIFMLLFSHMLSGTVMRNQLIFQTCTVIYQYNESDCLLLDSKNTTAEIQAIETELQAYVANMFLTRTLFESIVPAICGLFIGSWSDHYGRKPLLIVSMVGFSASSLLSSGICWLSSYYLVNPWWYTLAALPHSLLGGLCVFSVAAFCFITDTTDMKTRPYRMIFMELILFVALTSGSLLSSFVYAATSAAFVQSLSCLIVILATLFIIFYLPESLGMCPDQDETPEKEREVVVTISDLKASELSAETAEKRDEPPKYETIAKPPLGGQEDKAGLFSIIHVKDMFSTCFKRRENNAHTIIWLVTLAGFVSIFVADGVMTVMYLFVRQQFHFTVREFTIFETVSQSVPMLGALLGILILRKLFGMSVVSLALLSLFSEILSNIARGFAFLPWHLYISVVLGVFRSIQGPMCRTIVSNIVPSSDTGKLFAIGNIVQSFAPFVAAPLYTAIYKSSLASNPGGFNFLSAAFYLVAFILIGCVMRIKFKHRKFYAETLK is encoded by the exons ATGAAAATGGTGGAAAAGGCTTCTTTGGCCCAACTCAAGGGTTTGGAGTGGGGGCGACTGTTCAACATGTTCTATATAGAGCCGGTGATCTTCATGCTGTTGTTCTCGCACATGCTGTCAG GTACTGTTATGCGCAACCAGTTGATTTTCCAGACCTGCACGGTGATCTATCAGTACAACGAAAGCGACTGCCTGCTTCTGGACAGCAAAAACACCACCGCAGAGATACAG GCCATTGAAACGGAGCTTCAGGCCTATGTGGCCAACATGTTCCTGACCCGAACCCTCTTCGAGAGCATTGTGCCCGCCATTTGCGGCTTGTTTATTGGATCCTGGTCGGATCATTATGGCCGCAAGCCCCTGCTGATTGTCTCCATGGTTG GCTTTTCCGCCTCCTCCCTGCTCTCGTCTGGCATTTGCTGGCTGTCTAGTTACTACTTGGTTAATCCCTGGTGGTACACCCTGGCAGCCCTGCCCCATTCCCTGCTCGGTGGCCTGTGTGTCTTTTCGGTGGCTGCCTTCTGCTTTATTACGGACACAACCGACATGAAAACCAGACCCTACAG AATGATCTTCATGGAGTTGATACTCTTCGTGGCCCTGACCAGTGGCTCGTTGCTATCCAGTTTTGTTTATGCCGCCACAAGTGCCGCCTTTGTGCAGAGTCTCTCGTGCCTAATCGTTATTTTGGCCACacttttcattattttctaCCTGCCCGAAAGTTTGGGAATGTGCCCAGACCAGGACGAAACTCCTGAGAAGGAGAGGGAAGTTGTTGTGACCATTTCGGATCTGAAAGCTAGTGAATTGTCCGCCGAAACAGCGGAGAAACGCGATGAACCACCGAAGTATGAGACCATAGCAAAGCCCCCTTTGGGAGGCCAAGAAGACAAGGCTGGTCTGTTTAGTATTATACACGTTAAGGACATGTTCAGCACCTGCTTTAAGAGGAGGGAGAATAATGCCCACACCATCATCTGGCTGGTTACTCTGGCCGGCTTTGTCTCGATTTTCGTTGCCG ATGGCGTCATGACTGTGATGTACTTATTCGTGCGTCAGCAGTTCCACTTCACAGTGCGTGAGTTTACTATTTTCGAGACAGTCAGCCAATCAGTGCCCATGCTGGGAGCCCTCTTGGGCATTCTCATTCTGAGGAAG CTATTTGGCATGTCCGTGGTCTCGTTGGCCCTGCTGTCGCTCTTCTCAGAGATCCTCAGCAACATTGCCAGGGGATTCGCGTTTCTACCCTGGCACTTGTACATATCTGTGGTACTGGGAGTCTTTCGCTCCATCCAGGGACCCATGTGCCGCACGATTGTATCCAATATAGTTCCATCCTCCGACACGG GTAAACTGTTTGCGATCGGCAACATCGTGCAATCATTCGCCCCTTTTG TGGCCGCTCCGCTGTACACGGCCATCTACAAGAGCTCCCTGGCCAGCAATCCCGGCGGATTCAACTTCCTCAGCGCCGCCTTCTACTTAGTAGCGTTTATCCTCATTGG CTGTGTGATGCGAATTAAATTCAAGCACCGAAAGTTCTACGCCGAGACGCTCAAGTAG
- the LOC108025472 gene encoding adhesion G-protein coupled receptor G7 isoform X1: protein MNSDWCLGLFLVLALASPGYSKCPEEGEMCFPSGDYALCERDQESYSTGVRVTDLIYCDSMFCEPEAFQHDYIVRFHDQTPYQNKWKRARIGERATLHDVCVRRNGMPVTRECKLKDQRAVWESTDQWAPVVCLRSFREPTISKDLNSLHDAVLEGRKRTNDSQGRREVSASMRNMFRERDRTFLPADVHITSQMLGTLTQQDKDAAVSVDLVSVCREIMSCDRRVLRLSAQLNATNSLLSQFENYLDALPEQMVPKDRCRKVVAKPTSDETETATTGVETYNFSDVGVQALITGNISVFFANPECDGITGIAIFSAPAEDRKTSASGFWYRFLRFSEDLDKIKGESDLETAAFLPENLWRKVTGRGASYLIFKVYAHDALFVETSLQRSRRPRSKIISISIPGWGVGNLPLPLPFLLRNENLRDPDASSSSSGSGCGFWNYRTWATEGVNTSSSSDLLNDPIIECHTNHLTQFAFLVGGSYRTNDLGEEVLITPLNEKVLDIISIVGCSLSLLGILGIFLTAALFKSWRSQASTKVLLHLCLAMSLQMVLFVFLNTDDISETLVENRDNVRCVVLGAALQYSILVLFSWMLIIAFLQFQRYVTVIGIERPRRYILKAAIVAWSLPLVPTLLSALIDPKSYIPTDAQLSTDTGICYPSGYSLIFGVVLPVTMITVSNLVIFVYVFYSISHSLSQSVHKSERKMVVKQIKLSIMLFFLLGLTWIFGLFAFMRAGVAFSYLFCITATMQGFVMFVYFVLLDSANRRLWMGLICPTKMKLDVQKRTAELQSMTTSSTNFTSRSQH, encoded by the exons ATGAATTCCGACTGGTGCTTAGGGCTTTTTTTGGTCTTGGCCTTGGCCTCGCCAGGTTATTCGAAATGCCCAGAGGAGGGAGAAATGTGTTTTCCTAGTGGAGACTACGCACTCTGTGAGAGGGATCAAGAAAGTTACTCGACGGGAGTCAGAGTAACTGACCTGATTTACTGTGATTCAATGTTCTGCGAACCGGAGGCATTTCAGCACGACTACATAGTCCGCTTCCACGATCAGACACCTTACCAGAACAAATGGAAACGGGCTAGAATAGGGGAAAGGGCCACCCTACATGATGTTTGCGTGCGGCGAAATGGAATGCCGGTCACCAGGGAGTGCAAGTTGAAGGATCAACGAGCTGTCTGGGAGTCCACGGATCAGTGGGCTCCTGTAGTCTGCCTCAGGAGCTTTAGGGAGCCCACCATCAGTAAGGACCTGAATAGTCTGCATGATGCCGTCCTCGAGGGCAGGAAGCGCACCAACGACTCCCAAGGACGTCGTGAGGTATCTGCCTCCATGAGAAATATGTTTCGAGAGCGGGACAGGACTTTCCTGCCCGCCGATGTCCACATAACTAGCCAGATGTTGGGAACCCTGACGCAGCAGGACAAGGATGCAGCGGTGAGCGTGGACTTGGTCAGTGTCTGCAGGGAGATCATGTCCTGTGATAGACGAGTGCTACGCCTATCCGCCCAGCTCAATGCCACCAACTCCCTACTCAGTCAGTTTGAGAACTACTTGGATGCCCTGCCGGAGCAAATGGTTCCCAAGGACCGATGCAGAAAGGTGGTAGCCAAGCCAACCAGCGATGAAACAGAAACGGCGACCACCGGAGTGGAAACATACAACTTCTCTGATGTCGGAGTCCAAGCTCTAATTACCGGAAACATCAGCGTGTTCTTCGCCAATCCCGAGTGCGATGGTATCACCGGAATAGCTATTTTCTCCGCTCCCGCTGAGGATCGAAAAACTTCTGCCAGTGGCTTCTGGTATCGCTTTCTTCGGTTCTCAGAAGATTTGGATAAAATAAAGGGGGAATCAGACCTGGAGACAGCTGCCTTTTTGCCGGAGAATCTCTGGCGGAAGGTGACTGGCAGGGGAGCTTCGTATCTTATCTTTAAAGTCTATGCCCACGATGCCCTCTTCGTGGAAACCTCCCTTCAACGCAGTCGCAGGCCTCGCAGCAAGATTATCTCTATTTCTATACCAGGATGGGGCG TAGGTAATCTGCCCCTACCGTTGCCTTTTCTCCTTCGCAATGAAAACCTTCGCGATCCCGACGCAAGTTCTTCTAGTTCGGGCAGTGGCTGCGGGTTCTGGAACTACCGGACTTGGGCGACCGAAGGAGTGAATACCAGTAGCAGCTCAGATCTGCTGAATGATCCCATCATCGAGTGCCACACCAACCATCTCACACAATTTGCTTTTCTGGTGGGTGGAAGCTATCGAACCAATGACCTCGGCGAGGAAGTTCTAATCACCCCGTTAAATGAGAAGGTGCTGGACATTATATCGATCGTGGGATGTAGTCTGTCCCTGCTGGGAATCCTGGGAATATTCCTCACAGCAGCCCTCTTTAAAAGTTGGCGCAGCCAGGCCTCCACGAAAGTTCTTCTTCACCTTTGCCTGGCAATGAGTCTGCAGATGGTGCTGTTCGTGTTCCTGAACACAGATGACATATCTGAAACGCTCGTGGAAAACAGAGACAACGTTCGCTGTGTGGTCTTGGGAGCTGCCCTGCAGTACTCCATCCTAGTGCTCTTCAGCTGGATGCTGATCATCGCCTTCCTGCAGTTCCAGCGGTATGTTACGGTAATTGGAATCGAAAGACCTCGACGATACATCCTAAAGGCTGCCATTGTGGCCTGGTCCCTGCCTCTGGTTCCCACCCTGCTGTCTGCCCTGATAGATCCCAAATCGTACATTCCCACAGATGCCCAGTTATCCACAGATACTGGCATCTGCTATCCATCGGGATACAGTCTGATTTTTGGAGTGGTCCTGCCCGTGACAATGATCACAGTTTCGAACCTGGTGATCTTCGTCTATGTGTTCTACAGCATTTCGCACTCCCTGAGCCAGAGCGTCCACAAATCCGAAAGGAAAATGGTGGTCAAGCAGATCAAGCTCTCCATCATGCTTTTCTTTCTGCTGGGGCTCACCTGGATTTTCGGACTCTTCGCCTTCATGCGGGCAGGTGTGGCCTTCTCTTACCTCTTCTGCATCACGGCCACCATGCAGGGTTTTGTGATGTTTGTCTATTTTGTCCTCTTGGACTCAGCAAACCGTCGGTTGTGGATGGGTCTCATTTGCCCCACCAAGATGAAGCTGGATGTCCAGAAGCGCACCGCTGAGCTCCAGTCCATGACCACCTCGTCCACCAACTTCACGAGCAGATCGCAGCATTAG
- the LOC108025409 gene encoding uncharacterized protein LOC108025409 translates to MFWILRRTGAANFFNSFNNNCSFSKSNSNGGNHSNSTQDKYVKRPPRKAYGRLSAEADDAVSLGHKIDDPFDELDDFEMLAAHSGTAGCSSHANNEPPGEANGNVNVNGCSGSGSALGSGCGAGNGNGNGSLSPCTDADCQGNYEVESALCELGLCQAKGRTSKALGAGSTSTSKEINENTISRLHALAMADDDEDYDESLTCNVCDRAFHCHRQLASHQQKKRHFGCSGCDSLFPSLMLLEHHKEEFEHWSDEEMGRRVCCRRNRCDDDYFTDTDSFISDAESEDLERLL, encoded by the exons ATGTTTTGGATTTTGCGGCGCACCGGAGCCGCCAACTTTTTCAACTCCTTcaacaacaactgcagctTCTCCAAGAGCAACTCGAACGGCGGCAATCACAGCAACAGCACCCAAG ACAAATATGTGAAGCGGCCCCCACGGAAGGCATATGGACGGCTGAGCGCCGAGGCCGACGATGCCGTGTCACTCGGCCACAAAATCGATGATCCGTTCGATGAGCTAGACGACTTTGAAATGCTGGCAGCGCACTCCGGCACAGCTGGCTGCAGCAGTCATGCCAACAACGAGCCGCCAGGTGAAGCCAATGGCAACGTCAATGTCAACGGCTGTTCAGGTTCAGGATCAGCCCTGGGATCTGGCTGTGGCGCTGGGAACGGGAACGGGAATGGGAGCCTGTCCCCCTGCACGGACGCCGATTGCCAGGGCAACTACGAGGTGGAGAGCGCCCTCTGCGAACTGGGCCTGTGCCAGGCGAAGGGGAGGACTTCAAAGGCCCTCGGCGCAGGGAGCACGTCAACATCGAAGGAGATTAACGAAAACACAATAAGTCGCCTGCATGCACTGGCCATGGCCGACGACGATGAGGACTACG ACGAATCACTTACCTGCAACGTGTGCGACCGGGCTTTCCATTGTCACCGTCAGCTGGCCTCGCACCAGCAGAAGAAGCGACACTTCGG ctgcaGTGGCTGCGACAGCCTGTTTCCCTCGCTGATGCTGCTGGAGCACCACAAGGAGGAGTTCGAGCACTGGAGCGACGAGGAGATGGGTCGGCGGGTCTGCTGCCGGCGGAACAGGTGCGACGACGACTATTTCACGGACACCGACTCCTTCATCAGCGACGCGGAGAGCGAGGACCTGGAGAGGCTGTTGTAG
- the LOC108025472 gene encoding adhesion G-protein coupled receptor G7 isoform X2, producing MNSDWCLGLFLVLALASPGYSKCPEEGEMCFPSGDYALCERDQESYSTGVRVTDLIYCDSMFCEPEAFQHDYIVRFHDQTPYQNKWKRARIGERATLHDVCVRRNGMPVTRECKLKDQRAVWESTDQWAPVVCLRSFREPTISKDLNSLHDAVLEGRKRTNDSQGRREVSASMRNMFRERDRTFLPADVHITSQMLGTLTQQDKDAAVSVDLVSVCREIMSCDRRVLRLSAQLNATNSLLSQFENYLDALPEQMVPKDRCRKVVAKPTSDETETATTGVETYNFSDVGVQALITGNISVFFANPECDGITGIAIFSAPAEDRKTSASGFWYRFLRFSEDLDKIKGESDLETAAFLPENLWRKVTGRGASYLIFKVYAHDALFVETSLQRSRRPRSKIISISIPGWGGNLPLPLPFLLRNENLRDPDASSSSSGSGCGFWNYRTWATEGVNTSSSSDLLNDPIIECHTNHLTQFAFLVGGSYRTNDLGEEVLITPLNEKVLDIISIVGCSLSLLGILGIFLTAALFKSWRSQASTKVLLHLCLAMSLQMVLFVFLNTDDISETLVENRDNVRCVVLGAALQYSILVLFSWMLIIAFLQFQRYVTVIGIERPRRYILKAAIVAWSLPLVPTLLSALIDPKSYIPTDAQLSTDTGICYPSGYSLIFGVVLPVTMITVSNLVIFVYVFYSISHSLSQSVHKSERKMVVKQIKLSIMLFFLLGLTWIFGLFAFMRAGVAFSYLFCITATMQGFVMFVYFVLLDSANRRLWMGLICPTKMKLDVQKRTAELQSMTTSSTNFTSRSQH from the exons ATGAATTCCGACTGGTGCTTAGGGCTTTTTTTGGTCTTGGCCTTGGCCTCGCCAGGTTATTCGAAATGCCCAGAGGAGGGAGAAATGTGTTTTCCTAGTGGAGACTACGCACTCTGTGAGAGGGATCAAGAAAGTTACTCGACGGGAGTCAGAGTAACTGACCTGATTTACTGTGATTCAATGTTCTGCGAACCGGAGGCATTTCAGCACGACTACATAGTCCGCTTCCACGATCAGACACCTTACCAGAACAAATGGAAACGGGCTAGAATAGGGGAAAGGGCCACCCTACATGATGTTTGCGTGCGGCGAAATGGAATGCCGGTCACCAGGGAGTGCAAGTTGAAGGATCAACGAGCTGTCTGGGAGTCCACGGATCAGTGGGCTCCTGTAGTCTGCCTCAGGAGCTTTAGGGAGCCCACCATCAGTAAGGACCTGAATAGTCTGCATGATGCCGTCCTCGAGGGCAGGAAGCGCACCAACGACTCCCAAGGACGTCGTGAGGTATCTGCCTCCATGAGAAATATGTTTCGAGAGCGGGACAGGACTTTCCTGCCCGCCGATGTCCACATAACTAGCCAGATGTTGGGAACCCTGACGCAGCAGGACAAGGATGCAGCGGTGAGCGTGGACTTGGTCAGTGTCTGCAGGGAGATCATGTCCTGTGATAGACGAGTGCTACGCCTATCCGCCCAGCTCAATGCCACCAACTCCCTACTCAGTCAGTTTGAGAACTACTTGGATGCCCTGCCGGAGCAAATGGTTCCCAAGGACCGATGCAGAAAGGTGGTAGCCAAGCCAACCAGCGATGAAACAGAAACGGCGACCACCGGAGTGGAAACATACAACTTCTCTGATGTCGGAGTCCAAGCTCTAATTACCGGAAACATCAGCGTGTTCTTCGCCAATCCCGAGTGCGATGGTATCACCGGAATAGCTATTTTCTCCGCTCCCGCTGAGGATCGAAAAACTTCTGCCAGTGGCTTCTGGTATCGCTTTCTTCGGTTCTCAGAAGATTTGGATAAAATAAAGGGGGAATCAGACCTGGAGACAGCTGCCTTTTTGCCGGAGAATCTCTGGCGGAAGGTGACTGGCAGGGGAGCTTCGTATCTTATCTTTAAAGTCTATGCCCACGATGCCCTCTTCGTGGAAACCTCCCTTCAACGCAGTCGCAGGCCTCGCAGCAAGATTATCTCTATTTCTATACCAGGATGGGGCG GTAATCTGCCCCTACCGTTGCCTTTTCTCCTTCGCAATGAAAACCTTCGCGATCCCGACGCAAGTTCTTCTAGTTCGGGCAGTGGCTGCGGGTTCTGGAACTACCGGACTTGGGCGACCGAAGGAGTGAATACCAGTAGCAGCTCAGATCTGCTGAATGATCCCATCATCGAGTGCCACACCAACCATCTCACACAATTTGCTTTTCTGGTGGGTGGAAGCTATCGAACCAATGACCTCGGCGAGGAAGTTCTAATCACCCCGTTAAATGAGAAGGTGCTGGACATTATATCGATCGTGGGATGTAGTCTGTCCCTGCTGGGAATCCTGGGAATATTCCTCACAGCAGCCCTCTTTAAAAGTTGGCGCAGCCAGGCCTCCACGAAAGTTCTTCTTCACCTTTGCCTGGCAATGAGTCTGCAGATGGTGCTGTTCGTGTTCCTGAACACAGATGACATATCTGAAACGCTCGTGGAAAACAGAGACAACGTTCGCTGTGTGGTCTTGGGAGCTGCCCTGCAGTACTCCATCCTAGTGCTCTTCAGCTGGATGCTGATCATCGCCTTCCTGCAGTTCCAGCGGTATGTTACGGTAATTGGAATCGAAAGACCTCGACGATACATCCTAAAGGCTGCCATTGTGGCCTGGTCCCTGCCTCTGGTTCCCACCCTGCTGTCTGCCCTGATAGATCCCAAATCGTACATTCCCACAGATGCCCAGTTATCCACAGATACTGGCATCTGCTATCCATCGGGATACAGTCTGATTTTTGGAGTGGTCCTGCCCGTGACAATGATCACAGTTTCGAACCTGGTGATCTTCGTCTATGTGTTCTACAGCATTTCGCACTCCCTGAGCCAGAGCGTCCACAAATCCGAAAGGAAAATGGTGGTCAAGCAGATCAAGCTCTCCATCATGCTTTTCTTTCTGCTGGGGCTCACCTGGATTTTCGGACTCTTCGCCTTCATGCGGGCAGGTGTGGCCTTCTCTTACCTCTTCTGCATCACGGCCACCATGCAGGGTTTTGTGATGTTTGTCTATTTTGTCCTCTTGGACTCAGCAAACCGTCGGTTGTGGATGGGTCTCATTTGCCCCACCAAGATGAAGCTGGATGTCCAGAAGCGCACCGCTGAGCTCCAGTCCATGACCACCTCGTCCACCAACTTCACGAGCAGATCGCAGCATTAG